GTAAAAGACTTGCCGGGTGTACGTTATCACACCGTTCGCGGCAGCCTGGATACCCAGGGTGTAAACGACCGTAAGCAAGGTCGTTCCAAGTACGGTACCAAGCGTCCGAAGTAATTTTTATCTGTTGATAAGAGTAAGGCTGAGCGTCGCCGGCAACGGCTGTTCTCAGGCCAGACCTGAAGACCTACATTTTTTAGAGGGCTTATCATGCCAAGAAGAAGAGTCATCGCTAAGCGCGAAGTTCTCCCGGATCCAAAGTACGGGAACCAAACGCTAGCCAAGTTTATTAACCACGTAATGATCAGTGGTAAAAAATCTGTTGCAGAGCGCATTGTTTATGGCGCGCTGGACAAGGTTGCCGAGCGCTCCAAGGGAGATGCTCTGGAGCTGTTTGAAAAGGCGCTGGAATCCATTGCGCCTATGGTAGAGGTTAAATCCCGCCGTGTTGGTGGTGCAACCTACCAGGTACCGGTTGAGGTTCGTCCTTCCCGTCGTACCGCTCTGGCTATGCGCTGGTTGGTGGATTACTCCCGTAAGCGCGGTGAGAAATCCATGGCGTTGCGTCTGGCTGGTGAGATTGCTGATGCGGCCGAAGGTAAGGGTGCAGCGGTTAAGAAGCGTGAAGACGTTCACCGTATGGCTGAGGCTAACAAGGCCTTCTCTCACTACCGTTTCTAATTTTTCGAGGATAATCTCGTGGCTCGTAAAACCCCTATTGCCCGATATCGTAATATCGGTATCTGTGCGCACGTTGATGCGGGAAAGACAACCACTACAGAGCGTGTGTTGTTCTACACCGGAATGTCTCACAAGATTGGTGAGGTTCACGACGGTGCGGCAACCATGGACTGGATGGAGCAGGAGCAGGAGCGTGGTATTACTATCACCTCTGCGGCAACTACCTGTTTCTGGAGTGGCATGGATAAGCAGTTTCAGGACCACCGCGTTAACATCATCGACACCCCTGGGCACGTTGACTTTACCATCGAGGTAGAGCGTTCGTTGCGTGTGCTGGATGGTGCGGTTGTGGTTCTTTGTGGTTCGTCTGGTGTTCAGCCTCAGACTGAGACCGTTTGGCGTCA
This DNA window, taken from Aestuariirhabdus haliotis, encodes the following:
- the rpsG gene encoding 30S ribosomal protein S7, whose amino-acid sequence is MPRRRVIAKREVLPDPKYGNQTLAKFINHVMISGKKSVAERIVYGALDKVAERSKGDALELFEKALESIAPMVEVKSRRVGGATYQVPVEVRPSRRTALAMRWLVDYSRKRGEKSMALRLAGEIADAAEGKGAAVKKREDVHRMAEANKAFSHYRF